The bacterium region GGTTGGATGGACGGGCGGGGCGACGGCGAGCTGGCGGTGGCGTTGCGATGCGGCCTTTTGTGGGAGGACGGGGCACGGCTTTACGCCGGTGTCGGCGTGATGCCGGACTCGGATCCCGCGCGCGAGCTGGAGGAGACGGAGCTGAAGTTCAAGGCCTTGCTCGCGGCCCTGGTCTGAGGAGACCGCGCGTGTGGGCTCCCCTGGTCTGACTTGGGACTCCCCCGACGAGCTAGACGCGAAGGGCCGCAGCGGCCGATTCCCAGCACAGCCGGTGTCCGTTGACGCTGTCCTCGCGCTTGAACCGGACGACGACCATGGTCGGGGTGGGCGCCGCGATCGCGTCGGCGATCGCCGGCTCGAGGCCTGAGCGGTCGGTGACCGGGCTGTAGACAAGGCCGTAGAGGCGCGCGACCTGGGAGAGGTCCAGGCTGAGCGGCGTCGCGAACAGCTCTTCGAACACGTCCTGGTGCTGCGCCTGCGGCAAGAAGTTGAAGACGCCGCCGCCGTCGTTGTCGCACACGACCAACGTCGCGCGCAGCCCGTGTCGCTGCATCGCCCACAGGCCGTTCATGTCGTGGTAGAGAGAGAGGTCGCCGAGCAGCAGCACGGTCGGGACGTGGCCGCGTCCGGCGGCCATTCCAAGCCCCGTGGACACCAGGCCGTCGATGCCGCTCGCGCCACGATTGCCGAAGAAGCGCTGCTGCGTCCTGGCCTGCGGCCAGAAACTGTCGGCGGCGCGGATCGGCATGCTGGAGCCGATGAACACCTGCGCCGTCTCCGGCAGCCGGGCGCTCAGCGCGCGAACGACATGGCCTTCGTGGAGCGGGGTCGATACGAGCGCCGCCGAGATGGCGGCCGTGGCCCGCTTTCCCGCCGTCACCCACTGCTCGCGCCACGCCGGTCGCTCGGCCGGCACCAGCGCCTCCAGCAACGGCTGGGGGTCGCATGCGACCACGTTGCTGGCCACCTGATCCTGGTCGCGCCACGCGTGATCGGGGTCGATGAGAAAGGTCGGCGCTGACGCCGCTGCCAGCCAGGCGTTGAGGGCCCGGGACGTGGGCGTGGCGCCCAGGCGGATGACGAGGTCGGGCCCGTGCTGCAGCGACCAGCCGGCGCGAAGGAGGGCTTCGTAAGACTCGATCGACGCTCCCGTCTCCGGCCGCCGCAGCTGCGAGGTCGGCTCGGCCAGCACCGGCAGGCCAAGGCGGTGCAGAGACGAAGCCAGGCGCTCACCATCGCGCATCTCGCCGGCCACCACCAGCGGCCGCTGTGCGCGCTGCAGCGCCGATGCCAGGATCGCCACCTGGCCCGGCGTCGGCAGAGGCCGACCGCCGCTCATCGATTGGCCGGGCGACCCCAGCGGCGCCGCCACCTGGCCCGGCTCGGCGACCAGAGGCTCTCGAAAGGGAAGGTTGATGTGCACCGGCCCACCCGCGGCCGCTTCCGCATATGCCCGTGCCGCCAACCGCCGCCAAATGCGCGCGGCGCCGGGCAGCTCGACCGGCGGGCCCGGGTCGAAGAACCATCTGACCGCGCTGCCGTACAACCGCTGCTGATCGATCGCCTGATTGGCGCCCACGCCCTGCAGCTCCGGGGGCCGGTCCGCCGTGAGCACGATGAGCGGCGTGCGTGAATAGGCAGCCTCGACGACCGCCGGGTGGAACTCCGCGGCCGCCGTGCCGGAGGTGCACAGGAGGACGACCGGCTTGCCCGTCGACTTGGCCAGGCCGACGCCGAAGAACGATCCCGACCTCTCGTCGATGTGCATGAGCACCCTGATCTTGGGATGCCGCTGCAACGCCATCGCGACCGGCGCGGACCTCGAGCCAGGCGAAACGCACGCGTACTCGACACCCTGAGCCGCCAGCTCGTCAACCAAGGTGGCGGCGAAGGATTGGGTTACATCCATACGATCTGCATGTGATTCTCGAGGGTAAGGACGTCCGTTTGAGCTATTTCGTGACCGGTGAAGGCGCGCCGGTCACTCTTTTGCACGGCTTCACCCAGAGCGGGAGCAGCTGGCGGGAGGTCATCTCCAAGATGCCGGCGGGCTCGATGTGGATCGTGCCCGACCTGCGAGGCCACGGCGAGACGCGGACGCCGCCCGGCGCCCCCTGCACCCTGGACGCCTGCACCGCCGACCTCGAGATGCTCTGGGACCACCTCGGCATCGAGCGCACGCACCTGGCGGGCTACTCGATGGGCGGCCGGCTCGCGCTTCACGTTGCGGCCAGGCGGCCGCGGCGCGTCCTGTCGCTGCTCACCATCGGCGCGCACGCCGGTCTCGAGGAGGAGGCACGCGAAGGCCGGCGGCGCGGTGACGACGCGCTGGCCGGCCGGATAGAGAAGGACGGGCTCGAAGCGTTCGTCAACTACTGGAGCGGCCTGCCTCTTTTCGCCGGCCTGGAGCGGCGTGGCCCGGCGTTTGTCTCGCGCGTTCGGGCGGAACGGCTCAGCAATCACGTCGCCGGCCTTGCCGCGTCGCTGCGCGGCATGGGAGCTGGGGCCATGGAACCGCTGTGGGACGACCTCGCTCACGCCGCCTTTCCATGCACGTTCGTCGCCGGGCAGCTCGACCACGGTTACGTCGCTTCGGCCCGCCGCCTGGCGGCCAC contains the following coding sequences:
- the menD gene encoding 2-succinyl-5-enolpyruvyl-6-hydroxy-3-cyclohexene-1-carboxylic-acid synthase is translated as MDVTQSFAATLVDELAAQGVEYACVSPGSRSAPVAMALQRHPKIRVLMHIDERSGSFFGVGLAKSTGKPVVLLCTSGTAAAEFHPAVVEAAYSRTPLIVLTADRPPELQGVGANQAIDQQRLYGSAVRWFFDPGPPVELPGAARIWRRLAARAYAEAAAGGPVHINLPFREPLVAEPGQVAAPLGSPGQSMSGGRPLPTPGQVAILASALQRAQRPLVVAGEMRDGERLASSLHRLGLPVLAEPTSQLRRPETGASIESYEALLRAGWSLQHGPDLVIRLGATPTSRALNAWLAAASAPTFLIDPDHAWRDQDQVASNVVACDPQPLLEALVPAERPAWREQWVTAGKRATAAISAALVSTPLHEGHVVRALSARLPETAQVFIGSSMPIRAADSFWPQARTQQRFFGNRGASGIDGLVSTGLGMAAGRGHVPTVLLLGDLSLYHDMNGLWAMQRHGLRATLVVCDNDGGGVFNFLPQAQHQDVFEELFATPLSLDLSQVARLYGLVYSPVTDRSGLEPAIADAIAAPTPTMVVVRFKREDSVNGHRLCWESAAAALRV
- a CDS encoding alpha/beta fold hydrolase, translating into MGLHPYDLHVILEGKDVRLSYFVTGEGAPVTLLHGFTQSGSSWREVISKMPAGSMWIVPDLRGHGETRTPPGAPCTLDACTADLEMLWDHLGIERTHLAGYSMGGRLALHVAARRPRRVLSLLTIGAHAGLEEEAREGRRRGDDALAGRIEKDGLEAFVNYWSGLPLFAGLERRGPAFVSRVRAERLSNHVAGLAASLRGMGAGAMEPLWDDLAHAAFPCTFVAGQLDHGYVASARRLAATVPNGRVEVVLRAGHPVHQERPDALARVLASHLAPAAATGASGAAGDDWSPSSTPA